The DNA window GGTGCTCTTCCCGGCGCCGTTGGGGCCGAGCAGCGCCAGGATCTCTCCGGGAGCCGCGCTCAGGTCGACACCGTCGACCGCTGCGTCGCCCCCGTAGCTCTTCGCCAGCCCCCGGGCCTCGACGGAGGGCGCGGGTGGGTTCGTCGCTGTCATACTCCCGAGTCTGCGAACGCGCCCGGCCGGAACGCGTCCACCGCGGGGACCGGACCGGGTCCTCCGTTCGGAGGACAGGGCACCCGGGCCCGGGCCACGGCCGGGGCGTGACGCGCGCAACGACCGCCGCGCGGGAATACGCGGCACCGGGTGGGGAATTCCCCGGTCGGACCCCCGGTTGCGGCCGGGAGACCAACCGAACCCCGAGAACGTAAGGATCAGCTGTGCAGAGCGTTCCCACTGTCACCCTGAACAACGGCGTCGCGATGCCCCAGATCGGCTTCGGGGTGTTCCAGGTGCCCGACGCGGAGGCGGAGAGCATCGTGGCCACCGCCATCGAGGCCGGCTACCGCAGCATCGACACCGCGACGCTCTACGAGAACGAGGAGGGGACCGGGCGCGGTATCGCCTCCTCCGGTCTGGCGCGCGAGGAGCTGTTCGTCACCACCAAACTGTGGAACACGGACCAGGGCTACGACTCCGCCCTGCGCGCGTTCGACGCGTCGCTGAACAAACTGGGACTGGACTACGTCGACCTGTACCTGATCCACTGGCCCGCCCCGGAGCGGGGGGCCTACCTGGACACGTGGCGGGCGTTCGAACGGATCCACTCCGAGGGCCGCGCCAGGGCCATCGGCGTGTCCAACTTCCAACCCGCCCACCTGGAGCGGCTCTTCGAGGCCAGCGAGGTCACGCCGGCCGTCAACCAGATCGAGCTGCACCCGAACCTGCAGCAGGCGCCGCTGCGCGAGTCCCACGCCAAGAACGGCATCGCGACCGAGGCGTGGAGCCCGTTGGGCCAGGGCAAGGGACTGCTGGACGACCCGGCGCTGGCCGGTATCGCCGCCAAGCACGGGGTCTCCCCCGCCCAGGTGGCGCTGCGTTGGAGCATCCAGCTCGGCAACGTCGTGATCCCCAAGTCCGCGACCCCCTCCCGGGTGCGGGAGAACCTGGACGTCTTCGGGTTCGAGCTGGACGAGGAGGACATGAGCACCATTGCCGGGCTGCACACCGGCAACCGGGTCGGTCCGGACCCCGACACCCTGAACTGACCCGTTCCCGTCGGGGAGGGTGGGCCCGCCGGTCCCGGGGGTGCGTCCGTCGTACTCGCTGGGCAGGAGCGGGCGGGCCGGGACCGGCACGGGTGCGGCGGGTCCGCCCCGCTGCCGCTGGCGAAGCGAGGGCCTCCCCCGGGGCGATAGCTCGGGGTGCGATCGCCCCACGGGTGACGTTGCGGGTTGGGTCCTGTCGGACGGACGCTGTCCGCCGAACAGGCCTAACCCGCCTCGACGAAGGCCTCCCGGAGGTAGTCGTAGACGGCGCGTTCCGGCACCCGGTACGAACGCCCCACCCGGATGGCGGGGAGCACGCCGGAGTGGACCATTCGGTAGACGGTCATCTTGGATACCCGCATGATCGTGGCGACCTCGGCCACGGTCAGGAACGTGACATCTTCCAGCGGAGCTTTACTCCCGTTCATGATGCGGAGCCCTCACTTCCGGACGTGAGCTCGGGGTCCCTGCGTCGTCGCCCCTCGACCCGGCACGGTGTCCAGCCGACTGGAACCGCCCGCTACCGCACCGAGCGTGGCCGCGACACGGCTACTGACACGTCCGGTTTCAGGGTATGACGGGGATCACAGTATTGAAAGAGCAGTTTTGCTTCCCTTGCGGCTACAGGAAAGCGAGGGTCGCGTGAGGTTTAGGGGTGCTGCTGTCGCGCCGTCCCGTCGGTGAGACCGGCCCGGTGCAGCACATAGGCCGAGAGCGGCTCGTAGTCCTCGGTGTGGAAGCCGTCGTCCAGCGGCACCGCCGTGTGCAGTTTCCCCTCGTGCTCCCCCAGGAACAGCGCCGGGTCGTTGCAGTCGGCGAATCCGATGGTGGGCACTCCCGCCTCTCCCGCGGCGCCGGCGAAACCGTGGTCGGCGATGACCAGCTGC is part of the Haloactinospora alba genome and encodes:
- a CDS encoding helix-turn-helix domain-containing protein; amino-acid sequence: MNGSKAPLEDVTFLTVAEVATIMRVSKMTVYRMVHSGVLPAIRVGRSYRVPERAVYDYLREAFVEAG
- a CDS encoding aldo/keto reductase, producing MPQIGFGVFQVPDAEAESIVATAIEAGYRSIDTATLYENEEGTGRGIASSGLAREELFVTTKLWNTDQGYDSALRAFDASLNKLGLDYVDLYLIHWPAPERGAYLDTWRAFERIHSEGRARAIGVSNFQPAHLERLFEASEVTPAVNQIELHPNLQQAPLRESHAKNGIATEAWSPLGQGKGLLDDPALAGIAAKHGVSPAQVALRWSIQLGNVVIPKSATPSRVRENLDVFGFELDEEDMSTIAGLHTGNRVGPDPDTLN